In Allocoprobacillus halotolerans, a genomic segment contains:
- a CDS encoding glycyl-radical enzyme activating protein: protein MAKGIIFNIQKFSIHDGPGIRTTVFLKGCPLRCQWCSNPESQNENIQILCNHQTCVHCLHCVQTCPQQAITDQDGHIHVDFKKCTSCLQCVQQCPSQSLSYEGEYQEVEEIVRICKQDLPFYEESQGGVTISGGEGMGQPQFVEALVHALKKKIFTLRLKQLVISQKILSNI from the coding sequence ATGGCAAAAGGCATCATCTTTAATATTCAAAAATTTAGTATTCATGATGGTCCAGGAATTCGTACAACCGTCTTTTTAAAAGGTTGTCCTTTAAGATGTCAATGGTGTTCAAATCCTGAATCACAAAATGAAAATATTCAGATTTTATGTAATCATCAAACATGTGTGCATTGTCTTCATTGTGTTCAGACTTGCCCTCAACAAGCAATCACTGATCAAGATGGACATATTCATGTTGATTTTAAGAAATGTACTAGTTGTCTACAATGTGTCCAACAATGCCCATCACAATCTTTATCTTATGAAGGAGAATATCAAGAAGTAGAAGAAATTGTACGTATTTGTAAACAAGATTTACCATTTTATGAAGAATCTCAGGGTGGTGTAACTATTTCTGGTGGTGAAGGAATGGGTCAGCCCCAATTTGTGGAGGCTTTAGTTCATGCTTTAAAAAAGAAAATATTCACGTTGCGATTGAAACAACTGGTTATATCCCAGAAGATACTTTCCAACATTTAG
- a CDS encoding ATP-binding cassette domain-containing protein, producing MIVFQHISKSFHQNLVLKDVYLSIEEGSLIRMSGPNGCGKSTLLKIAVGLMKSDAGEVVYEDKHHIGALIENPCFIENETGLYNLKFLYNLKNRYDDQKVRALLKKFLLDPNLKIPVKKYSVGMKQKLGIIQAIMEDQNVIYLDEPTRGLDEESVKFFYQLIDDLHRQGKTIIICSHEELNELHFDKEFVLKDGILNKKI from the coding sequence ATGATTGTATTTCAACATATATCAAAATCATTTCATCAAAATCTTGTTTTGAAAGATGTGTATCTTAGTATTGAAGAAGGAAGTTTAATAAGAATGAGTGGACCTAATGGATGTGGAAAGTCTACTTTATTAAAGATTGCAGTAGGGTTGATGAAAAGTGATGCTGGTGAAGTTGTTTATGAAGATAAACATCATATTGGAGCGTTAATCGAAAATCCATGTTTTATAGAAAATGAAACAGGATTGTATAATTTGAAATTTTTGTATAACTTAAAAAATCGTTATGATGATCAAAAAGTGCGAGCGTTATTAAAAAAGTTTCTGCTTGATCCAAATTTAAAGATACCTGTAAAAAAATATAGTGTGGGAATGAAACAAAAACTAGGTATTATTCAGGCAATTATGGAAGACCAAAATGTTATTTATTTAGATGAACCAACTAGAGGATTGGATGAAGAAAGTGTAAAGTTTTTTTATCAACTGATTGATGATTTACACAGACAGGGAAAAACGATTATCATCTGCTCACATGAAGAATTAAATGAACTTCATTTTGATAAGGAATTTGTATTGAAAGATGGTATTCTTAACAAGAAGATTTAA
- the ltrA gene encoding group II intron reverse transcriptase/maturase — MDSERNGGNENMKTDNTLLEEMLSDTNLELAFTQVKRNKGASGVDGMEVAELKDYLDKHLEEIKDSIRNKTYKPQPVRRVEIPKPDGGIRNLGVPTVLDRFVQQAIAQVLIPIYEPIFSDNSFGFRPNRCCEMAIIKALEYMNEGYQWIVDIDLEKFFDTVNHDKLISLVMKDVKSGEIVSLIRKFLVSGIMIDNEYKESVVGTPQGGNLSPLLSNIVLNELDKEMEARGLRFTRYADDCIILVGSSKAADRVMENISKFIEKKLGLKVNMTKSKVSKPNDIKYLGFGFYYDSFSSMWKAKPHEKSIATLQTKLRKLTNRSWSVSWEYRILKIRQLVNGWINYYRIGNFIKVCRKLDAQIRFRIRMYLWKKWKTIGNREKQLRKLGALPWQAKTWANSRKSYARCASTFLQTRITNDLLYRKGLPSMVAQYQLKHISV, encoded by the coding sequence ATGGATAGCGAAAGAAATGGAGGTAACGAAAATATGAAAACTGATAACACATTGCTTGAGGAAATGCTTAGTGATACTAATCTAGAACTAGCATTTACACAAGTCAAACGAAACAAAGGTGCAAGTGGAGTAGATGGAATGGAAGTAGCTGAACTTAAAGACTATTTAGATAAACATCTAGAAGAAATTAAGGACAGTATACGAAACAAGACATATAAGCCACAACCTGTGAGAAGAGTAGAAATACCCAAACCCGATGGCGGAATACGAAATCTAGGAGTGCCAACAGTACTTGATAGATTTGTCCAACAAGCCATAGCCCAAGTGTTAATACCTATCTATGAACCAATATTCAGTGACAATAGTTTTGGATTTAGACCAAATAGATGTTGCGAAATGGCAATCATCAAAGCATTGGAATATATGAATGAAGGCTATCAGTGGATAGTAGATATAGACCTAGAAAAGTTCTTTGATACAGTTAATCATGATAAACTTATTTCACTTGTCATGAAAGATGTAAAGAGTGGAGAAATAGTATCCCTAATTAGGAAGTTTCTAGTAAGCGGGATTATGATTGATAATGAATATAAAGAGTCAGTCGTAGGAACACCACAAGGTGGAAATCTAAGTCCGCTACTCAGTAACATAGTTCTCAATGAACTAGATAAGGAAATGGAAGCACGAGGACTAAGATTCACACGATATGCAGATGATTGTATTATATTAGTGGGTAGCAGTAAAGCCGCCGATAGAGTAATGGAAAACATTAGTAAATTCATAGAAAAGAAACTAGGACTTAAAGTAAATATGACTAAAAGTAAAGTTTCCAAACCTAATGATATTAAATATCTAGGATTTGGATTCTATTATGACTCTTTTTCATCTATGTGGAAAGCAAAACCACATGAGAAATCTATCGCAACACTGCAAACAAAACTAAGGAAACTAACAAATAGAAGTTGGTCAGTATCGTGGGAATATAGAATACTTAAGATAAGACAACTTGTAAATGGGTGGATTAACTATTACCGTATTGGAAATTTTATAAAAGTCTGTAGAAAACTAGATGCACAAATAAGATTTAGGATACGTATGTACTTATGGAAGAAATGGAAAACCATAGGAAATAGAGAAAAGCAACTAAGAAAGTTAGGGGCATTACCATGGCAAGCTAAAACTTGGGCAAACAGTCGAAAATCATATGCAAGATGTGCAAGTACATTTCTTCAAACAAGAATAACTAATGATTTATTATATAGAAAAGGACTACCATCAATGGTAGCCCAATATCAGTTAAAACATATTTCAGTATAG
- a CDS encoding LytR/AlgR family response regulator transcription factor translates to MDICIVDDDFEFCQKLKKDLIIYLSEKTDYLNFEIQSSHFNEMNFQKKYHLIFIDIDLLQDNGIDIAQKMLQNNPTSYLVFISSHSSLVFDTLITQPFFFIRKSIYKKDFQSFINLLMEKLKNHQLLHLNYKYTQAVVPISSIIYIEIEVHKLSIHTYNGIYYDNRSLKAIQKILNHEFVQVHKSFLVHLSEVKAIKSQEVIMKNEKVLSIGRSYKEQFKERYKTFLRL, encoded by the coding sequence ATGGATATTTGTATTGTTGATGATGATTTTGAGTTTTGTCAAAAATTAAAAAAAGATTTAATTATCTATTTAAGTGAAAAAACTGATTATTTAAATTTTGAAATACAATCCTCTCATTTCAATGAAATGAATTTTCAAAAAAAGTATCACCTTATTTTCATAGATATTGATTTGCTGCAAGATAATGGAATAGATATTGCTCAAAAAATGCTACAAAACAATCCAACATCCTATCTTGTATTTATTTCTTCACATTCTTCGCTTGTTTTTGATACATTGATCACGCAACCTTTTTTCTTTATTAGAAAGAGTATTTATAAAAAAGATTTTCAATCTTTTATAAATTTATTGATGGAGAAATTAAAAAATCATCAGCTTTTACATTTGAATTATAAATATACACAAGCTGTTGTTCCAATATCATCAATCATATATATAGAAATAGAAGTTCATAAATTATCTATTCATACATACAATGGTATTTATTATGATAATCGATCTTTAAAAGCAATACAGAAAATATTGAATCATGAATTTGTACAAGTACATAAATCTTTTCTTGTCCATTTAAGTGAAGTCAAAGCAATAAAAAGTCAGGAAGTTATTATGAAAAATGAAAAAGTTCTTTCTATTGGAAGAAGTTATAAAGAACAATTTAAAGAAAGATATAAGACATTTTTACGATTATGA
- a CDS encoding DeoR/GlpR family DNA-binding transcription regulator, with amino-acid sequence MNEFSELLKVSQVTIRKDLDLLEKKGLIIREHGFATLNGQDDMNNRLAYHYDVKQKLAKAACQLIEDGETIMIESGSCCALLAQEIAMTKKDVTIITNSAFISEFIRQYSQVRIILLGGEYQKEAQVCVGPMTRKCVEAFL; translated from the coding sequence GTGAATGAATTTTCTGAACTTTTAAAAGTTTCACAAGTAACAATTCGTAAAGATTTAGATTTGTTGGAGAAAAAAGGTTTAATTATTAGAGAACATGGTTTTGCGACTCTTAATGGTCAGGATGATATGAATAATCGTTTGGCTTATCATTATGATGTCAAACAGAAACTTGCGAAAGCTGCTTGTCAGTTAATAGAAGATGGGGAAACGATTATGATTGAATCAGGTTCTTGTTGTGCATTATTGGCACAAGAAATCGCTATGACAAAAAAAGATGTCACAATTATTACCAATTCAGCCTTTATCTCTGAGTTTATTCGTCAATATTCACAGGTACGTATTATTTTACTTGGTGGTGAATATCAAAAAGAAGCACAGGTTTGTGTTGGACCGATGACACGCAAATGTGTTGAAGCCTTTTTGTAG
- a CDS encoding heavy-metal-associated domain-containing protein, whose product MIDAIIIIIVVVLLALALKGSLKHFKGESPCCGGSHESYDIEEKKLQSPIIGKKTLEIEGMHCQNCVHHVMKAINSIEGASAKVDLDTHLAVVSYDRELNEQELYYVVEEAGYHIQSIMDK is encoded by the coding sequence ATGATTGATGCGATTATCATTATTATAGTTGTAGTTTTATTGGCTTTGGCATTGAAAGGAAGCTTAAAACATTTTAAAGGTGAGAGTCCTTGTTGTGGAGGAAGTCATGAAAGTTATGACATTGAAGAAAAGAAACTTCAATCTCCAATCATTGGTAAGAAAACTTTAGAAATTGAAGGGATGCATTGTCAAAATTGTGTTCATCATGTGATGAAGGCGATTAATTCTATTGAAGGTGCAAGTGCTAAAGTTGATTTAGATACACACTTAGCTGTTGTATCATATGATCGAGAACTCAATGAACAAGAGTTATATTATGTGGTAGAAGAAGCTGGTTATCATATTCAATCTATAATGGATAAATAA
- a CDS encoding FeoB-associated Cys-rich membrane protein: MMDIIVLALIASYCLWIMIQHYRKKKNASKNGCNGICAGCSGCGDISRLKEMYDADKREEHLNG, translated from the coding sequence ATGATGGATATAATTGTTTTGGCATTGATTGCCAGTTATTGTTTATGGATTATGATTCAACATTATCGTAAAAAGAAAAATGCATCAAAAAATGGCTGTAACGGTATTTGCGCAGGATGTAGTGGATGCGGTGATATAAGTCGTTTAAAAGAAATGTATGATGCAGATAAAAGAGAGGAACATCTCAATGGGTAA